One Osmerus eperlanus chromosome 13, fOsmEpe2.1, whole genome shotgun sequence genomic region harbors:
- the c1galt1c1 gene encoding C1GALT1-specific chaperone 1 has translation MLSEGSSFMKGMILGGLFCLVLSLLSSFSPSAQSNPEDHHHHHIMAPSKEDLRRLSEAQMVELGHKVRVYCVIMVQPKVLMHWATAKDTWSKHCDQVGFYSSEAAKALESIDLNEQDEWARLRKALKHAFDNAGDLRWFFVARPTTFAIIENLKYLILDKDPSEPFYIGNAMKSGELEYVEYESGIVLSYEALKRLVEVFKDEEKCPERGRTLWKLSEEKQLAICLKYTGVFAENGEDSLGKGLFNTKSVGSLIADGMTKNPSDVVESCCSDLAITFSGMSPNQMQVMMFGVYRMRPYGHNFHDSLIFLPPEGSDND, from the coding sequence ATGTTGTCAGAAGGCAGTTCCTTCATGAAAGGAATGATTTTAGGGGGTCTATTCTGTTTGGTGCTATCCCTCCTGAGTAGTTTCAGTCCAAGTGCACAGTCGAACCCTGAggaccatcaccaccatcacatcaTGGCTCCCAGTAAAGAAGATCTTAGGCGTCTGTCAGAGGCCCAGATGGTAGAGCTGGGCCATAAAGTCCGGGTGTATTGTGTCATTATGGTCCAGCCCAAGGTCTTGATGCATTgggccactgccaaggacaccTGGAGCAAACATTGTGACCAGGTGGGGTTCTACAGTTCAGAAGCAGCAAAGGCACTTGAGTCAATAGACCTGAATGAACAAGACGAGTGGGCAAGGTTACGCAAGGCCCTGAAGCATGCCTTTGATAACGCTGGAGATCTCCGCTGGTTCTTTGTGGCCCGGCCCACCACATTTGCTATCATTGAGAACCTCAAGTACCTGATCCTGGACAAGGATCCCAGTGAGCCCTTCTACATAGGCAATGCCATGAAGTCAGGAGAGTTGGAATACGTTGAGTATGAGAGTGGCATTGTTCTCAGCTATGAGGCCCTTAAAAGGCTGGTAGAGGTGTTCAAGGATGAGGAGAAGTGCCCAGAGCGAGGGAGAACCCTGTGGAAGCTAAGTGAGGAGAAACAGTTGGCCATTTGCCTGAAATACACTGGGGTATTTGCAGAGAACGGAGAGGACTCACTGGGTAAGGGCCTGTTCAACACCAAAAGTGTGGGTTCCCTCATTGCAGACGGCATGACCAAAAACCCCTCCGATGTCGTGGAAAGTTGTTGTTCTGACTTGGCCATCACCTTCAGTGGGATGTCACCAAACCAAATGCAGGTCATGATGTTTGGTGTCTACAGAATGCGGCCATATGGACACAATTTCCATGACTCCTTAATTTTCCTGCCCCCGGAAGGATCGGATAATGATTAA
- the mcts1 gene encoding malignant T-cell-amplified sequence 1, protein MFKKFDDKENVSNCIQLKTSVIKGIKNQLLDQFPDIESWLNHIMPKKDPVKIVRCHEHIEILTVNGELLFFRQREGPFYPTLRLLHKYPFILPHQQVDKGAIKFVLSGANIMCPGLTSPGAKLYPAASDTVVAIMAEGKQHALCVGVMKMSAESIEKVNKGIGIENVHYLNDGLWHMKTYK, encoded by the exons ATGTTTAAAAA ATTCGATGATAAGGAAAATGTATCCAACTGTATACAGCTTAAAACCTCAGTGATCAAGGGAATCAAAAACCAACTATTGGATCAGTTCCCTGACATAGAGTCATGGCTCAACCACATCATGCCGAAAAAAGACCCAGTCAAAATAGTGAGATG CCACGAACATATTGAAATACTGACGGTGAATGGAGAACTGCTCTTCTTCAGACAAAGAGAAGGACCGTTTTACCCAACTCTCAGACTGCTGCATAAAT ATCCATTTATTCTCCCACACCAGCAAGTAGACAAGGGTGCCATCAAATTTGTCTTAAGCGGAGCCAATATCATGTGTCCTGGATTGACTTCACCTGGTGCCAAACTCTATCCAGCTGCCTCAGACACAGTAGTT GCCATAATGGCAGAGGGCAAACAACATGCACTTTGTGTTGGGGTTATGAAGATGTCTGCAGAAAGCAT AGAGAAAGTCAACAAGGGCATTGGGATCGAAAATGTTCATTATCTAAATGATGGACTGTGGCACATGAAGACTTATAAGTGA
- the clic2 gene encoding chloride intracellular channel protein 2 has product MDLQIQNLWVLAHTSLSHPHISANALEPRSVQRLSVSFTPSGFGVLLSFVQVSCGHQLSGHWHCTALLLGDMALRQDSDMEPSIELFIKAGHDGENVGNCPFCQRLFMVLWLKGVKFTVTTVDMRKKPAELKELAPGTNPPFLLYNGTLKTDFIKIEEFLEQTIAPPRYPHLSPLNKESFDVGADIFAKFSAYIKNRPNNAYHETALLREFKRLDIYLNSPVPQEIDVNSRENITISKRKFLDGNHLTLADCNLLPKLHVIKVAAKKYCDFDIPAQFSGVWRYLQNAYEREEFRQTCPANIEIEKAYLSVVNARK; this is encoded by the exons ATGGATCTCCAAATACAAAACCTCTGGGTCTTAGCCCACACCTCCCTTTCACATCCTCATATAAGTGCAAACGCTCTAGAGCCCAGATCAGTTCAAAGACTTTCCGTCAGCTTCACACCCAGTGGATTTGGAGTTCTGCTGAGCTTCGTTCAGGTCAGTTGTGGGCACCAACTTTCTGGACATTGGCACTGTACAGCACTGCTTTTGGGCGACATGGCACTCCGTCAGGATTCTGACATGGAGCCAAGCATTGAGCTCTTCATCAAG GCTGGCCACGATGGTGAGAATGTGGGAAATTGTCCCTTCTGCCAAAGGCTCTTCATGGTCCTGTGGCTGAAAGGTGTCAAGTTCACAGTGACCACGGTCGATATGAGGAA GAAACCAGCAGAGCTGAAGGAGTTGGCTCCGGGAACAAaccctccttttctcctgtACAACGGAACCCTAAAAACTGACTTCATCAAGATTGAGGAGTTTCTGGAACAAACAATAGCCCCTCCCAG GTATCCCCACCTCAGCCCACTCAACAAAGAGTCTTTTGACGTTGGAGCTGACATTTTTGCCAAGTTCTCTGCTTATATCAAGAACCGCCCGAACAATGCCT ATCATGAGACAGCCCTGCTACGGGAGTTTAAGCGACTGGACATCTACCTGAACTCCCCTGTCCCTCAAGAGATTGATGTCAACTCTAGAGAAAACATCACCATCTCCAAGAGGAAGTTCCTGGATGGCAACCATCTAACCTTAGCAGACTGCAACCTGCTGCCCAAACTGCATGTCATCAAG GTTGCTGCCAAAAAGTATTGTGACTTTGACATCCCAGCCCAGTTCAGCGGTGTGTGGCGGTACCTTCAGAACGCCTATGAGAGGGAGGAGTTCAGGCAGACATGCCCTGCCAACATTGAGATTGAAAAGGCTTACCTGAGTGTAGTTAATGCAAGGAAATGA
- the urp1 gene encoding urotensin-related peptide 1, with translation MLSLALFYILTVICSARRTHASPLYPDSNLEPQADLIQKLVAEVEDGENTDLNDHMEMKNLYPLLLQRDGGQDAWSKGAKDSVPREKIVNMVDDLKEVVLKLAAADKLRSHGFLRSEQSLPKTNKRTCFWKYCVTN, from the exons ATGCTGTCCTTAGCACTGTTCTACATCTTAACTGTGATTTGCTCTGCGAGACGAACACATGCTTCACCGTTATACCCAGACTCTAACTTGGAACCTCAGGCAG ATCTGATCCAGAAGTTGGTGGCAGAAGTAGAGGATGGGGAAAATACTGATCTGAATGACCATATGGAAATGAAGAATCTGTACCCACTTCTTCTACAACGAGATGGAGGCCAGGACGCCTGGAGTAAAG GAGCCAAAGATTCAGTTCCACGGGAGAAAATTGTCAATATG GTGGATGACCTGAAAGAGGTTGTGTTAAAGCTTGCGGCAGCCGACAAACTCCGTTCCCATGGCTTTCTACGGTCGGAGCAGAGCTTGCCGAAAACCAACAAGAGAA CATGCTTCTGGAAATACTGTGTGACAAACTAA